One region of Vigna angularis cultivar LongXiaoDou No.4 chromosome 10, ASM1680809v1, whole genome shotgun sequence genomic DNA includes:
- the LOC108334563 gene encoding uncharacterized protein LOC108334563 isoform X2 encodes MSSDSAKENVSVVDSSVTEWRNDIGNSDDPESSSYKCNENNNPIRTDIAEHSYGLIGHPTGIGVEKWNDIKYFIIKSLNRQNIDLSIKKGIWATQIMNERILDEAFHHMLQNSGCVILIFSVNTSGSFQGYAQMMSSIGRGRDNVWSEGIGKSNPWGRSFKVQWLRFNDLPFHKTLHLKNPLNDYKPVKISRDCQELSPDIGLALCELLDGKNDTNDLLTSSLRGDFSFKGRYVSTPSSMGDEDYKFRPLHMSWSMPLAYPSLFYQNQPVINEFRSTKQRFSGTMLTETLPISSSASPQLSGIKRAHYSGHIPELQTKKDVSSQLDFWGVSTGCPLAGSTLTEDDFLDMSYEEYLEEVHSRGKKQLRTSETITKASKFSGN; translated from the exons ATGTCTTCTGATAGCGCAAAGGAAAATGTGTCGGTAGTTGATTCATCGGTCACTGAATGGAGGAATGACATTGGAAATTCAGATGATCCAG AGAGCTCCTCTTACAAGTGTAATGAAAACAATAATCCAATTCGGACAGATATAGCGGAACACTCTTATGGTCTGATAGGGCATCCAACAGGAATTGGAGTGGAAAAGTGGAATGATATTAAGTATTTCATCATTAAGAGTTTGAACCGTCAAAATATTGATTTGTCTATTAAGAAAGGAATTTGGGCTACTCAAATTATGAATGAACGGATTCTAGACGAAGCTTTTCAT CATATGTTGCAGAACTCGGGCTGTGTAATCCTTATATTTAGTGTCAACACGAGTGGTTCCTTCCAAGGATACGCACAAATGATGTCCTCCATTGGAAGGGGTAGAGACAATGTTTGGAGTGAGGGAATCGGTAAAAGTAATCCTTGGGGCCGCAGTTTTAAGGTCCAGTGGCTGCGTTTCAATGATTTGCCTTTCCACAAAACTCTACATCTCAAGAATCCGTTGAATGACTATAAGCCTGTCAAAATTAGCAGAGACTGTCag GAGTTATCTCCAGACATTGGCCTAGCTCTTTGTGAACTTCTTGATGGTAAGAATGATACCAATGACCTACTGACCAG TTCCTTAAGGGGTGATTTTTCATTTAAGGGTCGCTATGTGAGTACTCCAAGTTCAATGGGAGACGAAGACTATaaatttcgtccacttcatatGTCATGGTCAATGCCCCTGGCTTATCCTTCCCTGTTTTACCAAAATCAACCCGTAATAAATGAATTTCGTTCAACAAAGCAGAGATTCAGTGGGACAATGCTTACTGAAACACTGCCTATCTCTTCTTCTGCATCGCCACAACTGTCAGGGATTAAACGTGCTCATTATAGTGGACATATTCCAGAGCTACAAACAAAGAAGGACGTGTCTTCTCAATTAGATTTTTGGGGTGTGTCTACAGGCTGCCCTTTAGCCGGTAGTACCCTAACTGAGGATGATTTTCTTGACATG TCCTATGAAGAATACCTGGAGGAGGTCCATAGCAGAGGCAAGAAACAGTTACGCACCAGT GAAACCATAACCAAGGCATCAAAATTCTCAGGCAACTAA
- the LOC108334563 gene encoding uncharacterized protein LOC108334563 isoform X8: MSSDSAKENVSVVDSSVTEWRNDIGNSDDPESSSYKCNENNNPIRTDIAEHSYGLIGHPTGIGVEKWNDIKYFIIKSLNRQNIDLSIKKGIWATQIMNERILDEAFHHMLQNSGCVILIFSVNTSGSFQGYAQMMSSIGRGRDNVWSEGIGKSNPWGRSFKVQWLRFNDLPFHKTLHLKNPLNDYKPVKISRDCQELSPDIGLALCELLDGKNDTNDLLTSSLRGDFSFKGRYVSTPSSMGDEDYKFRPLHMSWSMPLAYPSLFYQNQPVINEFRSTKQRFSGTMLTETLPISSSASPQLSGIKRAHYSGHIPELQTKKDVSSQLDFWGVSTGCPLAGSTLTEDDFLDMSYEEYLEEVHSRGKKQKP; encoded by the exons ATGTCTTCTGATAGCGCAAAGGAAAATGTGTCGGTAGTTGATTCATCGGTCACTGAATGGAGGAATGACATTGGAAATTCAGATGATCCAG AGAGCTCCTCTTACAAGTGTAATGAAAACAATAATCCAATTCGGACAGATATAGCGGAACACTCTTATGGTCTGATAGGGCATCCAACAGGAATTGGAGTGGAAAAGTGGAATGATATTAAGTATTTCATCATTAAGAGTTTGAACCGTCAAAATATTGATTTGTCTATTAAGAAAGGAATTTGGGCTACTCAAATTATGAATGAACGGATTCTAGACGAAGCTTTTCAT CATATGTTGCAGAACTCGGGCTGTGTAATCCTTATATTTAGTGTCAACACGAGTGGTTCCTTCCAAGGATACGCACAAATGATGTCCTCCATTGGAAGGGGTAGAGACAATGTTTGGAGTGAGGGAATCGGTAAAAGTAATCCTTGGGGCCGCAGTTTTAAGGTCCAGTGGCTGCGTTTCAATGATTTGCCTTTCCACAAAACTCTACATCTCAAGAATCCGTTGAATGACTATAAGCCTGTCAAAATTAGCAGAGACTGTCag GAGTTATCTCCAGACATTGGCCTAGCTCTTTGTGAACTTCTTGATGGTAAGAATGATACCAATGACCTACTGACCAG TTCCTTAAGGGGTGATTTTTCATTTAAGGGTCGCTATGTGAGTACTCCAAGTTCAATGGGAGACGAAGACTATaaatttcgtccacttcatatGTCATGGTCAATGCCCCTGGCTTATCCTTCCCTGTTTTACCAAAATCAACCCGTAATAAATGAATTTCGTTCAACAAAGCAGAGATTCAGTGGGACAATGCTTACTGAAACACTGCCTATCTCTTCTTCTGCATCGCCACAACTGTCAGGGATTAAACGTGCTCATTATAGTGGACATATTCCAGAGCTACAAACAAAGAAGGACGTGTCTTCTCAATTAGATTTTTGGGGTGTGTCTACAGGCTGCCCTTTAGCCGGTAGTACCCTAACTGAGGATGATTTTCTTGACATG TCCTATGAAGAATACCTGGAGGAGGTCCATAGCAGAGGCAAGAAACA GAAACCATAA
- the LOC108334563 gene encoding uncharacterized protein LOC108334563 isoform X3, translating to MSSDSAKENVSVVDSSVTEWRNDIGNSDDPESSSYKCNENNNPIRTDIAEHSYGLIGHPTGIGVEKWNDIKYFIIKSLNRQNIDLSIKKGIWATQIMNERILDEAFHNSGCVILIFSVNTSGSFQGYAQMMSSIGRGRDNVWSEGIGKSNPWGRSFKVQWLRFNDLPFHKTLHLKNPLNDYKPVKISRDCQELSPDIGLALCELLDGKNDTNDLLTSSLRGDFSFKGRYVSTPSSMGDEDYKFRPLHMSWSMPLAYPSLFYQNQPVINEFRSTKQRFSGTMLTETLPISSSASPQLSGIKRAHYSGHIPELQTKKDVSSQLDFWGVSTGCPLAGSTLTEDDFLDMSYEEYLEEVHSRGKKQLRTSSQETITKASKFSGN from the exons ATGTCTTCTGATAGCGCAAAGGAAAATGTGTCGGTAGTTGATTCATCGGTCACTGAATGGAGGAATGACATTGGAAATTCAGATGATCCAG AGAGCTCCTCTTACAAGTGTAATGAAAACAATAATCCAATTCGGACAGATATAGCGGAACACTCTTATGGTCTGATAGGGCATCCAACAGGAATTGGAGTGGAAAAGTGGAATGATATTAAGTATTTCATCATTAAGAGTTTGAACCGTCAAAATATTGATTTGTCTATTAAGAAAGGAATTTGGGCTACTCAAATTATGAATGAACGGATTCTAGACGAAGCTTTTCAT AACTCGGGCTGTGTAATCCTTATATTTAGTGTCAACACGAGTGGTTCCTTCCAAGGATACGCACAAATGATGTCCTCCATTGGAAGGGGTAGAGACAATGTTTGGAGTGAGGGAATCGGTAAAAGTAATCCTTGGGGCCGCAGTTTTAAGGTCCAGTGGCTGCGTTTCAATGATTTGCCTTTCCACAAAACTCTACATCTCAAGAATCCGTTGAATGACTATAAGCCTGTCAAAATTAGCAGAGACTGTCag GAGTTATCTCCAGACATTGGCCTAGCTCTTTGTGAACTTCTTGATGGTAAGAATGATACCAATGACCTACTGACCAG TTCCTTAAGGGGTGATTTTTCATTTAAGGGTCGCTATGTGAGTACTCCAAGTTCAATGGGAGACGAAGACTATaaatttcgtccacttcatatGTCATGGTCAATGCCCCTGGCTTATCCTTCCCTGTTTTACCAAAATCAACCCGTAATAAATGAATTTCGTTCAACAAAGCAGAGATTCAGTGGGACAATGCTTACTGAAACACTGCCTATCTCTTCTTCTGCATCGCCACAACTGTCAGGGATTAAACGTGCTCATTATAGTGGACATATTCCAGAGCTACAAACAAAGAAGGACGTGTCTTCTCAATTAGATTTTTGGGGTGTGTCTACAGGCTGCCCTTTAGCCGGTAGTACCCTAACTGAGGATGATTTTCTTGACATG TCCTATGAAGAATACCTGGAGGAGGTCCATAGCAGAGGCAAGAAACAGTTACGCACCAGT TCACAGGAAACCATAACCAAGGCATCAAAATTCTCAGGCAACTAA
- the LOC108334563 gene encoding uncharacterized protein LOC108334563 isoform X7 → MSSDSAKENVSVVDSSVTEWRNDIGNSDDPDIAEHSYGLIGHPTGIGVEKWNDIKYFIIKSLNRQNIDLSIKKGIWATQIMNERILDEAFHHMLQNSGCVILIFSVNTSGSFQGYAQMMSSIGRGRDNVWSEGIGKSNPWGRSFKVQWLRFNDLPFHKTLHLKNPLNDYKPVKISRDCQELSPDIGLALCELLDGKNDTNDLLTSSLRGDFSFKGRYVSTPSSMGDEDYKFRPLHMSWSMPLAYPSLFYQNQPVINEFRSTKQRFSGTMLTETLPISSSASPQLSGIKRAHYSGHIPELQTKKDVSSQLDFWGVSTGCPLAGSTLTEDDFLDMSYEEYLEEVHSRGKKQLRTSSQETITKASKFSGN, encoded by the exons ATGTCTTCTGATAGCGCAAAGGAAAATGTGTCGGTAGTTGATTCATCGGTCACTGAATGGAGGAATGACATTGGAAATTCAGATGATCCAG ATATAGCGGAACACTCTTATGGTCTGATAGGGCATCCAACAGGAATTGGAGTGGAAAAGTGGAATGATATTAAGTATTTCATCATTAAGAGTTTGAACCGTCAAAATATTGATTTGTCTATTAAGAAAGGAATTTGGGCTACTCAAATTATGAATGAACGGATTCTAGACGAAGCTTTTCAT CATATGTTGCAGAACTCGGGCTGTGTAATCCTTATATTTAGTGTCAACACGAGTGGTTCCTTCCAAGGATACGCACAAATGATGTCCTCCATTGGAAGGGGTAGAGACAATGTTTGGAGTGAGGGAATCGGTAAAAGTAATCCTTGGGGCCGCAGTTTTAAGGTCCAGTGGCTGCGTTTCAATGATTTGCCTTTCCACAAAACTCTACATCTCAAGAATCCGTTGAATGACTATAAGCCTGTCAAAATTAGCAGAGACTGTCag GAGTTATCTCCAGACATTGGCCTAGCTCTTTGTGAACTTCTTGATGGTAAGAATGATACCAATGACCTACTGACCAG TTCCTTAAGGGGTGATTTTTCATTTAAGGGTCGCTATGTGAGTACTCCAAGTTCAATGGGAGACGAAGACTATaaatttcgtccacttcatatGTCATGGTCAATGCCCCTGGCTTATCCTTCCCTGTTTTACCAAAATCAACCCGTAATAAATGAATTTCGTTCAACAAAGCAGAGATTCAGTGGGACAATGCTTACTGAAACACTGCCTATCTCTTCTTCTGCATCGCCACAACTGTCAGGGATTAAACGTGCTCATTATAGTGGACATATTCCAGAGCTACAAACAAAGAAGGACGTGTCTTCTCAATTAGATTTTTGGGGTGTGTCTACAGGCTGCCCTTTAGCCGGTAGTACCCTAACTGAGGATGATTTTCTTGACATG TCCTATGAAGAATACCTGGAGGAGGTCCATAGCAGAGGCAAGAAACAGTTACGCACCAGT TCACAGGAAACCATAACCAAGGCATCAAAATTCTCAGGCAACTAA
- the LOC108334563 gene encoding uncharacterized protein LOC108334563 isoform X1, with protein MSSDSAKENVSVVDSSVTEWRNDIGNSDDPESSSYKCNENNNPIRTDIAEHSYGLIGHPTGIGVEKWNDIKYFIIKSLNRQNIDLSIKKGIWATQIMNERILDEAFHHMLQNSGCVILIFSVNTSGSFQGYAQMMSSIGRGRDNVWSEGIGKSNPWGRSFKVQWLRFNDLPFHKTLHLKNPLNDYKPVKISRDCQELSPDIGLALCELLDGKNDTNDLLTSSLRGDFSFKGRYVSTPSSMGDEDYKFRPLHMSWSMPLAYPSLFYQNQPVINEFRSTKQRFSGTMLTETLPISSSASPQLSGIKRAHYSGHIPELQTKKDVSSQLDFWGVSTGCPLAGSTLTEDDFLDMSYEEYLEEVHSRGKKQLRTSSQETITKASKFSGN; from the exons ATGTCTTCTGATAGCGCAAAGGAAAATGTGTCGGTAGTTGATTCATCGGTCACTGAATGGAGGAATGACATTGGAAATTCAGATGATCCAG AGAGCTCCTCTTACAAGTGTAATGAAAACAATAATCCAATTCGGACAGATATAGCGGAACACTCTTATGGTCTGATAGGGCATCCAACAGGAATTGGAGTGGAAAAGTGGAATGATATTAAGTATTTCATCATTAAGAGTTTGAACCGTCAAAATATTGATTTGTCTATTAAGAAAGGAATTTGGGCTACTCAAATTATGAATGAACGGATTCTAGACGAAGCTTTTCAT CATATGTTGCAGAACTCGGGCTGTGTAATCCTTATATTTAGTGTCAACACGAGTGGTTCCTTCCAAGGATACGCACAAATGATGTCCTCCATTGGAAGGGGTAGAGACAATGTTTGGAGTGAGGGAATCGGTAAAAGTAATCCTTGGGGCCGCAGTTTTAAGGTCCAGTGGCTGCGTTTCAATGATTTGCCTTTCCACAAAACTCTACATCTCAAGAATCCGTTGAATGACTATAAGCCTGTCAAAATTAGCAGAGACTGTCag GAGTTATCTCCAGACATTGGCCTAGCTCTTTGTGAACTTCTTGATGGTAAGAATGATACCAATGACCTACTGACCAG TTCCTTAAGGGGTGATTTTTCATTTAAGGGTCGCTATGTGAGTACTCCAAGTTCAATGGGAGACGAAGACTATaaatttcgtccacttcatatGTCATGGTCAATGCCCCTGGCTTATCCTTCCCTGTTTTACCAAAATCAACCCGTAATAAATGAATTTCGTTCAACAAAGCAGAGATTCAGTGGGACAATGCTTACTGAAACACTGCCTATCTCTTCTTCTGCATCGCCACAACTGTCAGGGATTAAACGTGCTCATTATAGTGGACATATTCCAGAGCTACAAACAAAGAAGGACGTGTCTTCTCAATTAGATTTTTGGGGTGTGTCTACAGGCTGCCCTTTAGCCGGTAGTACCCTAACTGAGGATGATTTTCTTGACATG TCCTATGAAGAATACCTGGAGGAGGTCCATAGCAGAGGCAAGAAACAGTTACGCACCAGT TCACAGGAAACCATAACCAAGGCATCAAAATTCTCAGGCAACTAA
- the LOC108334563 gene encoding uncharacterized protein LOC108334563 isoform X4, whose amino-acid sequence MSSDSAKENVSVVDSSVTEWRNDIGNSDDPESSSYKCNENNNPIRTDIAEHSYGLIGHPTGIGVEKWNDIKYFIIKSLNRQNIDLSIKKGIWATQIMNERILDEAFHHMLQNSGCVILIFSVNTSGSFQGYAQMMSSIGRGRDNVWSEGIGKSNPWGRSFKVQWLRFNDLPFHKTLHLKNPLNDYKPVKISRDCQELSPDIGLALCELLDGKNDTNDLLTSSLRGDFSFKGRYVSTPSSMGDEDYKFRPLHMSWSMPLAYPSLFYQNQPVINEFRSTKQRFSGTMLTETLPISSSASPQLSGIKRAHYSGHIPELQTKKDVSSQLDFWGVSTGCPLAGSTLTEDDFLDMSYEEYLEEVHSRGKKQLRTSATKPCWK is encoded by the exons ATGTCTTCTGATAGCGCAAAGGAAAATGTGTCGGTAGTTGATTCATCGGTCACTGAATGGAGGAATGACATTGGAAATTCAGATGATCCAG AGAGCTCCTCTTACAAGTGTAATGAAAACAATAATCCAATTCGGACAGATATAGCGGAACACTCTTATGGTCTGATAGGGCATCCAACAGGAATTGGAGTGGAAAAGTGGAATGATATTAAGTATTTCATCATTAAGAGTTTGAACCGTCAAAATATTGATTTGTCTATTAAGAAAGGAATTTGGGCTACTCAAATTATGAATGAACGGATTCTAGACGAAGCTTTTCAT CATATGTTGCAGAACTCGGGCTGTGTAATCCTTATATTTAGTGTCAACACGAGTGGTTCCTTCCAAGGATACGCACAAATGATGTCCTCCATTGGAAGGGGTAGAGACAATGTTTGGAGTGAGGGAATCGGTAAAAGTAATCCTTGGGGCCGCAGTTTTAAGGTCCAGTGGCTGCGTTTCAATGATTTGCCTTTCCACAAAACTCTACATCTCAAGAATCCGTTGAATGACTATAAGCCTGTCAAAATTAGCAGAGACTGTCag GAGTTATCTCCAGACATTGGCCTAGCTCTTTGTGAACTTCTTGATGGTAAGAATGATACCAATGACCTACTGACCAG TTCCTTAAGGGGTGATTTTTCATTTAAGGGTCGCTATGTGAGTACTCCAAGTTCAATGGGAGACGAAGACTATaaatttcgtccacttcatatGTCATGGTCAATGCCCCTGGCTTATCCTTCCCTGTTTTACCAAAATCAACCCGTAATAAATGAATTTCGTTCAACAAAGCAGAGATTCAGTGGGACAATGCTTACTGAAACACTGCCTATCTCTTCTTCTGCATCGCCACAACTGTCAGGGATTAAACGTGCTCATTATAGTGGACATATTCCAGAGCTACAAACAAAGAAGGACGTGTCTTCTCAATTAGATTTTTGGGGTGTGTCTACAGGCTGCCCTTTAGCCGGTAGTACCCTAACTGAGGATGATTTTCTTGACATG TCCTATGAAGAATACCTGGAGGAGGTCCATAGCAGAGGCAAGAAACAGTTACGCACCAGT GCAACTAAACCATGTTGGAAATGA
- the LOC108334563 gene encoding uncharacterized protein LOC108334563 isoform X6, whose translation MSSDSAKENVSVVDSSVTEWRNDIGNSDDPESSSYKCNENNNPIRTDIAEHSYGLIGHPTGIGVEKWNDIKYFIIKSLNRQNIDLSIKKGIWATQIMNERILDEAFHHMLQNSGCVILIFSVNTSGSFQGYAQMMSSIGRGRDNVWSEGIGKSNPWGRSFKVQWLRFNDLPFHKTLHLKNPLNDYKPVKISRDCQELSPDIGLALCELLDGKNDTNDLLTSSLRGDFSFKGRYVSTPSSMGDEDYKFRPLHMSWSMPLAYPSLFYQNQPVINEFRSTKQRFSGTMLTETLPISSSASPQLSGIKRAHYSGHIPELQTKKDVSSQLDFWGVSTGCPLAGSTLTEDDFLDMSYEEYLEEVHSRGKKHHRKP comes from the exons ATGTCTTCTGATAGCGCAAAGGAAAATGTGTCGGTAGTTGATTCATCGGTCACTGAATGGAGGAATGACATTGGAAATTCAGATGATCCAG AGAGCTCCTCTTACAAGTGTAATGAAAACAATAATCCAATTCGGACAGATATAGCGGAACACTCTTATGGTCTGATAGGGCATCCAACAGGAATTGGAGTGGAAAAGTGGAATGATATTAAGTATTTCATCATTAAGAGTTTGAACCGTCAAAATATTGATTTGTCTATTAAGAAAGGAATTTGGGCTACTCAAATTATGAATGAACGGATTCTAGACGAAGCTTTTCAT CATATGTTGCAGAACTCGGGCTGTGTAATCCTTATATTTAGTGTCAACACGAGTGGTTCCTTCCAAGGATACGCACAAATGATGTCCTCCATTGGAAGGGGTAGAGACAATGTTTGGAGTGAGGGAATCGGTAAAAGTAATCCTTGGGGCCGCAGTTTTAAGGTCCAGTGGCTGCGTTTCAATGATTTGCCTTTCCACAAAACTCTACATCTCAAGAATCCGTTGAATGACTATAAGCCTGTCAAAATTAGCAGAGACTGTCag GAGTTATCTCCAGACATTGGCCTAGCTCTTTGTGAACTTCTTGATGGTAAGAATGATACCAATGACCTACTGACCAG TTCCTTAAGGGGTGATTTTTCATTTAAGGGTCGCTATGTGAGTACTCCAAGTTCAATGGGAGACGAAGACTATaaatttcgtccacttcatatGTCATGGTCAATGCCCCTGGCTTATCCTTCCCTGTTTTACCAAAATCAACCCGTAATAAATGAATTTCGTTCAACAAAGCAGAGATTCAGTGGGACAATGCTTACTGAAACACTGCCTATCTCTTCTTCTGCATCGCCACAACTGTCAGGGATTAAACGTGCTCATTATAGTGGACATATTCCAGAGCTACAAACAAAGAAGGACGTGTCTTCTCAATTAGATTTTTGGGGTGTGTCTACAGGCTGCCCTTTAGCCGGTAGTACCCTAACTGAGGATGATTTTCTTGACATG TCCTATGAAGAATACCTGGAGGAGGTCCATAGCAGAGGCAAGAAACA TCACAGGAAACCATAA
- the LOC108334563 gene encoding uncharacterized protein LOC108334563 isoform X5: MSSDSAKENVSVVDSSVTEWRNDIGNSDDPESSSYKCNENNNPIRTDIAEHSYGLIGHPTGIGVEKWNDIKYFIIKSLNRQNIDLSIKKGIWATQIMNERILDEAFHHMLQNSGCVILIFSVNTSGSFQGYAQMMSSIGRGRDNVWSEGIGKSNPWGRSFKVQWLRFNDLPFHKTLHLKNPLNDYKPVKISRDCQELSPDIGLALCELLDGKNDTNDLLTSSLRGDFSFKGRYVSTPSSMGDEDYKFRPLHMSWSMPLAYPSLFYQNQPVINEFRSTKQRFSGTMLTETLPISSSASPQLSGIKRAHYSGHIPELQTKKDVSSQLDFWGVSTGCPLAGSTLTEDDFLDMSYEEYLEEVHSRGKKQQLNHVGNEWNC; encoded by the exons ATGTCTTCTGATAGCGCAAAGGAAAATGTGTCGGTAGTTGATTCATCGGTCACTGAATGGAGGAATGACATTGGAAATTCAGATGATCCAG AGAGCTCCTCTTACAAGTGTAATGAAAACAATAATCCAATTCGGACAGATATAGCGGAACACTCTTATGGTCTGATAGGGCATCCAACAGGAATTGGAGTGGAAAAGTGGAATGATATTAAGTATTTCATCATTAAGAGTTTGAACCGTCAAAATATTGATTTGTCTATTAAGAAAGGAATTTGGGCTACTCAAATTATGAATGAACGGATTCTAGACGAAGCTTTTCAT CATATGTTGCAGAACTCGGGCTGTGTAATCCTTATATTTAGTGTCAACACGAGTGGTTCCTTCCAAGGATACGCACAAATGATGTCCTCCATTGGAAGGGGTAGAGACAATGTTTGGAGTGAGGGAATCGGTAAAAGTAATCCTTGGGGCCGCAGTTTTAAGGTCCAGTGGCTGCGTTTCAATGATTTGCCTTTCCACAAAACTCTACATCTCAAGAATCCGTTGAATGACTATAAGCCTGTCAAAATTAGCAGAGACTGTCag GAGTTATCTCCAGACATTGGCCTAGCTCTTTGTGAACTTCTTGATGGTAAGAATGATACCAATGACCTACTGACCAG TTCCTTAAGGGGTGATTTTTCATTTAAGGGTCGCTATGTGAGTACTCCAAGTTCAATGGGAGACGAAGACTATaaatttcgtccacttcatatGTCATGGTCAATGCCCCTGGCTTATCCTTCCCTGTTTTACCAAAATCAACCCGTAATAAATGAATTTCGTTCAACAAAGCAGAGATTCAGTGGGACAATGCTTACTGAAACACTGCCTATCTCTTCTTCTGCATCGCCACAACTGTCAGGGATTAAACGTGCTCATTATAGTGGACATATTCCAGAGCTACAAACAAAGAAGGACGTGTCTTCTCAATTAGATTTTTGGGGTGTGTCTACAGGCTGCCCTTTAGCCGGTAGTACCCTAACTGAGGATGATTTTCTTGACATG TCCTATGAAGAATACCTGGAGGAGGTCCATAGCAGAGGCAAGAAACA GCAACTAAACCATGTTGGAAATGAATGGAATTGCTGA